A genome region from Ralstonia solanacearum K60 includes the following:
- the pilB gene encoding type IV-A pilus assembly ATPase PilB: protein MTLGLALTQSRRIAPTLLTQLEQSAREKRTQLIDELVSSGIMSAHDLAVFVAGKYQMPLLDLAQYKLDTVPAVLSTNKHFQQLRLLPLGRRDNRVIVATSDPSDPKPIEELRQKMNVAIETVIVEHDKLVRQLSLANEAPPEIKSLIPKQETTQIEYDPGAAAAVRRTPTDGIDDAPVVRFLQKLFTEALLRGTSDLHFEPFETFYRVRFRIDGILEQVAQPPLDIRDKIATRIKVLSRLDISEKRVPQDGRMKLLITVPKDKNDKDNKETVERAIDFRVSTLPTLFGEKIVIRILESSTERLDIDQLGYEPEQKQLLLDVIKRPYGMVLVTGPTGSGKTVSLYTFLNRLNQGDINISTAEDPAEIQLPGINQVNVNDKAGLTFAAALKSFLRQDPDIIMVGEIRDLETADISIKAAQTGHLVFSTLHTNDAPTTLTRLMNMGVAPFNIASSVLMITAQRLGRRLCKACKKPGPLPKETLLDAGFKEEDLDGSWQPYHPVGCEACNGSGYKGRVGIYQVMPITEAIQEIILAHGTALQIAEQARKEGVLSLRDSGLRKVKQGLTSLEEVLATTNQ from the coding sequence ATGACTCTCGGACTCGCACTTACGCAGAGCCGGCGAATTGCGCCGACATTACTCACTCAGCTAGAGCAGAGCGCGCGCGAAAAGCGCACGCAGTTGATCGACGAACTGGTGAGCAGCGGCATCATGAGCGCGCACGACCTCGCCGTCTTCGTGGCGGGCAAGTACCAGATGCCGCTGCTGGACCTGGCGCAGTACAAGCTCGACACCGTGCCGGCCGTGCTGTCGACCAACAAGCATTTCCAGCAATTGCGCCTGCTGCCGCTGGGCCGGCGCGACAACCGCGTCATCGTCGCCACCTCGGACCCGAGCGACCCGAAGCCGATCGAAGAACTGCGCCAGAAGATGAACGTGGCGATCGAGACGGTCATCGTCGAGCACGACAAGCTGGTCCGCCAGCTGAGCCTCGCCAACGAAGCGCCGCCCGAGATCAAGTCGCTCATCCCAAAGCAGGAAACCACCCAGATCGAATACGACCCGGGCGCGGCCGCAGCGGTGCGGCGTACCCCGACCGACGGCATCGACGATGCGCCGGTGGTGCGCTTCCTGCAGAAGCTGTTTACCGAGGCACTGCTGCGCGGCACGTCCGACTTGCACTTCGAGCCGTTTGAAACGTTTTACCGCGTGCGCTTCCGCATCGACGGCATCCTTGAACAAGTCGCGCAGCCGCCGCTGGACATCCGCGACAAGATCGCCACCCGTATCAAGGTGTTGTCGCGCCTGGACATCTCGGAAAAACGCGTGCCGCAGGACGGCCGCATGAAGCTGCTGATCACCGTTCCGAAAGACAAGAACGACAAGGACAACAAGGAGACGGTCGAGCGCGCCATCGACTTCCGGGTGTCGACGCTGCCGACGCTGTTCGGCGAGAAGATCGTGATCCGGATTCTGGAGTCCTCGACCGAGCGGCTCGATATAGACCAGCTCGGCTATGAGCCCGAGCAGAAGCAGCTCCTGCTGGACGTGATCAAACGCCCCTACGGCATGGTGCTGGTGACCGGCCCGACCGGTAGCGGCAAAACGGTGTCGCTGTACACCTTCCTGAACAGGCTGAACCAGGGCGACATCAACATTTCCACGGCGGAAGATCCGGCGGAAATCCAGCTGCCCGGCATCAACCAGGTCAACGTCAACGACAAGGCGGGGCTGACCTTCGCCGCGGCGCTGAAATCGTTCCTGCGCCAGGATCCCGACATCATCATGGTGGGCGAAATCCGGGACCTGGAAACCGCCGATATCTCCATCAAGGCCGCACAGACCGGCCACTTGGTGTTCTCCACGCTGCACACCAACGACGCGCCGACCACGCTCACACGCCTGATGAACATGGGCGTGGCGCCGTTCAACATCGCCTCGTCGGTGCTGATGATCACGGCGCAGCGTCTGGGGCGGCGCCTGTGCAAGGCCTGCAAGAAGCCGGGCCCACTGCCCAAGGAAACGCTGCTGGACGCGGGCTTCAAGGAAGAAGACCTGGACGGCTCGTGGCAACCGTACCATCCGGTCGGCTGCGAGGCATGCAACGGCAGCGGCTACAAGGGCCGGGTCGGCATCTACCAGGTCATGCCGATCACCGAGGCGATCCAGGAGATCATCCTCGCCCACGGCACCGCGCTGCAGATCGCCGAACAGGCGCGCAAGGAGGGCGTGCTCTCGCTGCGCGACTCCGGCCTGAGAAAAGTGAAGCAGGGGCTGACTTCCCTTGAGGAAGTGCTGGCCACGACGAACCAATAA
- a CDS encoding HlyC/CorC family transporter translates to MNSWPLWAQLGAIVLLLCCSAFFSISETSLMALNRHRLRHLAKSNVAGARRTQGLLGQTDKLLSLILIGNNLINTAVPVLIANLAIHYFGNSGTTLSIATAIVAFLIIVFCEIAPKIVGATYPERISFPASFIIAPLMRLATPLVTVVNAFATGLLRLVRINPRAAPEQRMSAEELRTLVLESGNFIPHKHRSILLNLFDLDAITVDDVMTPRARVESLDLSRPIGEVIQQLETCYHNKLPVFEQDTDQVLGILHVRKALSLLGHTELTHDDFRNLLSKPYFVPSGTPVFRQLQYFQENRRRIGLVINEYGDMLGLVTLEDIIEEMIGEFTTTLPNAGMLAWDAQGAYLADAGMSLRDLNRRLGLQLPTDGPKTLNGLVLEVLEEIPEAPVSVRIAGCVMDIVQMDSQSIRTVRLHRPAAREKHS, encoded by the coding sequence TTGAACTCCTGGCCGTTATGGGCACAGCTCGGCGCCATCGTGCTGCTGCTGTGCTGCTCCGCCTTCTTCTCGATCTCCGAGACCAGCCTGATGGCGCTCAACCGCCATCGACTGCGCCACCTCGCCAAATCCAATGTCGCCGGCGCACGCCGGACACAGGGCCTGCTCGGCCAGACCGACAAGCTGTTGTCGCTGATTCTGATCGGCAACAACCTGATCAATACCGCCGTGCCGGTGCTGATCGCCAACCTGGCCATCCATTACTTCGGCAATAGCGGCACCACGCTGTCGATCGCCACCGCCATCGTCGCGTTCCTGATCATCGTGTTCTGCGAGATCGCGCCGAAGATCGTGGGTGCAACGTATCCCGAGCGGATCTCGTTTCCGGCCAGCTTCATCATCGCGCCGCTGATGCGGCTGGCGACGCCGCTGGTGACGGTCGTCAATGCGTTTGCCACGGGACTGCTGCGGCTGGTGCGCATCAATCCGCGCGCAGCGCCCGAGCAAAGGATGTCGGCCGAGGAGCTGCGCACACTGGTGCTGGAGTCGGGCAATTTCATCCCGCACAAGCATCGCAGCATCCTGCTCAACCTGTTCGACCTGGACGCCATCACCGTGGACGACGTGATGACGCCGCGTGCGCGGGTGGAATCGCTGGACCTGTCGCGGCCCATCGGAGAAGTGATCCAGCAACTGGAAACCTGCTACCACAACAAGCTGCCTGTGTTCGAGCAGGACACCGACCAGGTGCTCGGCATCCTGCACGTACGCAAGGCCTTGTCCTTGCTGGGCCACACGGAACTCACCCACGACGACTTCCGCAACCTGCTGTCCAAACCCTACTTCGTGCCGAGCGGCACACCGGTGTTCCGCCAGCTACAGTACTTTCAGGAGAACCGGCGGCGCATCGGGCTGGTGATCAACGAATACGGCGACATGCTGGGGCTGGTGACACTGGAAGACATCATCGAGGAGATGATCGGTGAGTTCACCACCACGCTGCCGAACGCCGGCATGCTGGCCTGGGATGCGCAGGGCGCCTATCTGGCCGACGCGGGCATGTCGCTGCGTGACCTGAACCGCCGCCTGGGCCTGCAACTGCCGACGGATGGACCGAAAACGCTCAACGGCCTGGTGCTGGAAGTGCTGGAGGAAATTCCCGAAGCCCCGGTCAGCGTGCGAATCGCCGGATGCGTGATGGACATTGTGCAAATGGACAGCCAGTCGATCCGCACCGTGCGCCTGCACCGGCCCGCCGCGAGGGAAAAGCATAGCTGA
- the rpmA gene encoding 50S ribosomal protein L27 — MAQKKGGGSTRNGRDSESKRLGVKVYGGQAINAGGIIIRQRGTRTHAGVNVGMGKDHTLFALVDGHVKFATRGEGKKQFVDVVPAA, encoded by the coding sequence ATGGCACAGAAAAAAGGCGGCGGTTCCACCCGGAACGGCCGCGATTCCGAGTCGAAGCGCCTGGGCGTGAAGGTGTACGGCGGCCAAGCCATCAACGCCGGCGGCATCATCATCCGTCAACGCGGCACCCGCACGCACGCTGGCGTGAACGTGGGCATGGGCAAGGACCACACCCTGTTCGCGCTGGTCGATGGCCACGTGAAGTTCGCCACGCGCGGCGAAGGCAAGAAGCAGTTCGTCGACGTCGTTCCGGCGGCCTGA
- the rplU gene encoding 50S ribosomal protein L21, with amino-acid sequence MYAVVKTGGKQYKVAAGEKLKVEQIPADVGAEITLDQVLAVGAGDQLKVGAPLVSGAAVKATVISHGRHDKVRIFKMRRRKHYQKRQGHRQNYTELRIDSIVA; translated from the coding sequence ATGTACGCGGTCGTAAAAACCGGCGGCAAGCAATATAAGGTTGCTGCTGGCGAAAAACTGAAAGTAGAACAGATACCGGCGGACGTTGGCGCAGAAATCACGCTTGACCAGGTGCTCGCAGTGGGCGCCGGCGACCAACTGAAGGTTGGTGCGCCGCTGGTGAGCGGGGCTGCCGTCAAAGCCACCGTCATCTCCCACGGTCGTCACGACAAGGTTCGCATCTTCAAGATGCGCCGTCGTAAGCACTATCAAAAGCGCCAAGGGCATCGTCAAAATTACACCGAGTTGCGCATCGACTCGATCGTGGCCTGA
- the ispB gene encoding octaprenyl diphosphate synthase, whose translation MPASVLLAPVAEDMHAVDAVIRRRLGSEVALINQIGEYIISAGGKRLRPVILLLMANALGYRGNHHYELAAVVEFIHTATLLHDDVVDESELRRGRQTANAVFGNAASVLVGDFLYSRAFQMMVQADSMRVMQILADATNVISEGEVLQLLNMHDPDVTEERYLQVIRYKTAKLFEAAAQIGAVLSGADAATEAAAAEYGRRIGTAFQIVDDLLDYTATADQMGKNAGDDLREGKPTLPLIHLLSHGTEEQRALARQAIEQGGTEHFDAIFDAIQASGALEYTRKAAEREASAAAEAIIALPPSQFRQTLIELCAFSLQRQS comes from the coding sequence ATGCCCGCCTCCGTCCTGCTCGCCCCCGTCGCCGAAGACATGCACGCCGTCGATGCCGTGATCCGGCGCCGGCTCGGCTCGGAGGTGGCGCTGATCAACCAGATCGGCGAATACATCATCAGCGCCGGGGGCAAGCGCCTGCGCCCGGTGATCCTGCTGCTGATGGCGAACGCGCTGGGCTATCGCGGCAACCACCATTACGAACTGGCGGCGGTGGTCGAATTCATCCATACCGCCACGCTCCTGCACGACGACGTGGTCGACGAATCCGAGCTGCGCCGCGGCCGCCAGACCGCCAACGCGGTATTCGGCAACGCGGCCAGCGTACTGGTCGGCGACTTCCTCTATTCGCGCGCCTTCCAGATGATGGTGCAGGCCGACAGCATGCGCGTCATGCAGATCCTGGCCGATGCCACCAACGTCATCTCCGAAGGCGAGGTGCTGCAGCTGCTCAACATGCACGACCCGGACGTGACAGAGGAGCGCTACCTGCAGGTGATCCGCTACAAGACCGCCAAGCTGTTCGAAGCCGCTGCGCAGATCGGTGCGGTGCTCTCGGGCGCCGACGCCGCCACCGAAGCCGCCGCCGCCGAGTACGGCCGACGCATCGGCACCGCGTTTCAGATCGTCGACGACCTGCTCGACTACACCGCGACGGCCGACCAGATGGGCAAGAATGCCGGCGACGACCTGCGCGAAGGCAAGCCGACGCTGCCGCTGATCCACCTGCTGTCGCACGGCACCGAAGAACAACGCGCGCTGGCGCGCCAGGCCATCGAGCAAGGCGGCACCGAGCACTTCGACGCGATCTTCGACGCGATCCAGGCATCGGGCGCACTCGAATACACGCGCAAGGCGGCCGAGCGCGAGGCGTCCGCGGCTGCGGAAGCAATAATTGCATTACCCCCTTCCCAATTCCGCCAAACGCTGATAGAGTTATGTGCTTTCTCGCTGCAACGTCAGTCCTGA